CAGGCGGGGTTGGTGTTCCTGCTAGCCGGCAGACTGGTTGGCGGCGGAAAAATAATATCCATAAAACCATCAACCATCTTTTAGCCCGAATTATTCAAGAATAATTCTGACGCTATTGAAAAACCTGACTTTTTGCTTCAATAAATTTTACAAAAAGCCGGTTTTTCTAATGCGGGGTAACCTGGATCCTTCCCACAATCCATCCCGCATTCATAAACTTCACTTCGTTTGTTTATGAATAATCCAGGTTAGAACTTTACTAATTAGAGGGATTTATTTAATTTTAATCCTTTTTGACTGGAATTAGTCTAATAATGAAATTCAAAACATTTATATTATGAAGAAACATATCATTCTGCCGGTTCTCTTAATTTTTATGACTACTGCTCTTTTTGCACAAAAAGAGATCAACATGAATCAATGGCTGAAAGCCGGACCGGTGGAAATCTATAAACCTGCATTCTCCGAAAAGGGAAACCTCGATGGAGAAAAATTCAAAAACAACGATCTGCTGGAAAGCCTCCGCATGGATTTTGAGCGCATGCCCCGGGTCTCCAGTTCCGTTGCCCTGGCTAAAGAAGAGACGGAGTGGAAGGAAATCACAATAGACAGTGATAGCCTGATAACCATCTCACCGAATGGCAACAATGTGATGTATCTGGCCTCCTACATTGAGGTGGATCAATGGACTAAACTGGAATTCAACATCACCACCGGTGCTTTATTTGAATTTTACATCGACGGAGAAAAGAAGCATACCAAGGAAACCGGAAAACGGAGTAGCGAAAAATGCTCCGCACAACTTCACAGGGGAAAACACCTGGTGGGCCTGAAATTACTCAACGAGGGGAAGAATATGAAATTTCACACTACAGTTTCGTATTCCCGGGATTTTGAAGGGCTCACACTGACCAATACCCTTGATCCCGCAAGGGAACTCACCATCCATGATATTCTTGACGGCAAGAGCATTAGCTCGGCCAGGATTTCCTCTTCCGGAAAGTATGTACTGATCAACTATTCGGAATCACCCCGGGGTACGGGAAAGAGCATGGGCTATACCGTACTGAAGAAGCTTGATGATCTGGAAAACGAAACCGTTTTTCGAAATCCGGATATCAACAAGGTGCAGTGGCTCCCGAAAAGCGAACGCATTTCCTATACAGTTCAATTCGAGGAGGCTTCCAACCTTTACGTATATGACGTGGAAAGCGGAGAGGAAAACATAATTGCCAGGGATATTGAGGACCTGGGAAGCTACACCTGGGCTCCTAACGAAGCCTATATTGTGTATTCGACACAGGTAGAAGCGGATGATCCCGGTGATCTGAAACGAATCTACGGCAACGAGGACCGTATTCCCGGATTCCGCGACCGTTCATTCCTGCATCTGCTGAATGTAAAATCAGGCCATTCCCAAAGAATAACCGCCGGTAATCTGAGTACCCGTCTCCATGACATAAGACCCGACAGCAAAAAGATACTTTTCTCAACTTCTTATCCCGATTATACGGAAGTACCTTTTTCCAGGCAGAACCTTTATGAAATGGATGTGGAAAACCTGACACCGGATACCATCTGGAAAGACAAACGATATTCAGGCAGAGCCGAATATTCCCCGGAAGGAAACCGGCTTCTTGTTCAG
Above is a genomic segment from Bacteroidales bacterium containing:
- a CDS encoding S9 family peptidase encodes the protein MKKHIILPVLLIFMTTALFAQKEINMNQWLKAGPVEIYKPAFSEKGNLDGEKFKNNDLLESLRMDFERMPRVSSSVALAKEETEWKEITIDSDSLITISPNGNNVMYLASYIEVDQWTKLEFNITTGALFEFYIDGEKKHTKETGKRSSEKCSAQLHRGKHLVGLKLLNEGKNMKFHTTVSYSRDFEGLTLTNTLDPARELTIHDILDGKSISSARISSSGKYVLINYSESPRGTGKSMGYTVLKKLDDLENETVFRNPDINKVQWLPKSERISYTVQFEEASNLYVYDVESGEENIIARDIEDLGSYTWAPNEAYIVYSTQVEADDPGDLKRIYGNEDRIPGFRDRSFLHLLNVKSGHSQRITAGNLSTRLHDIRPDSKKILFSTSYPDYTEVPFSRQNLYEMDVENLTPDTIWKDKRYSGRAEYSPEGNRLLVQGGPLCFGDVGRNVSDDMMPNNFDSQLYLYDLQNENVKPLTKTFAPSVNSADWTTENRIYLSVAEKDYGRLYLFNTDDGQFEQVDIEVEVLGGIDFSDKGDQAVYTGTGMTMPEHLYALDLKNEASRLIDKPKKESLAHVQYGPTEEWNFTNSRGRTIDGRVYYPPNYDPDKTYPVIVYYYGGTTPTSRSFDGRYPKNIWAGKGYIVYVLQPSGATGYGQEFSALHVNGWGKEQVDDIIEGTKKFLNTHPSADEDNVGAIGASYGGYTTMMLQTRTDIFKTAVAHAGISSISSYWGEGYWGYTYSAVASAHSYPWNNKDLYVEKSPLFNADDFSNSILLLHGTADTNVPVGESKQYYAALKILGKDVEMVLVENENHWIIDYDKRIKWHYTITSWFDSKLKDQPQQWEEMYPEKNLD